A region from the uncultured Holophaga sp. genome encodes:
- a CDS encoding tyrosine-type recombinase/integrase → MKPDIEKLTKTYLDNLEPTDKVQTIWDPAVRGFGVRLSPQGCMSFIMKYDHLGRQRWIVLGRYGEITLDQARKRVAQIRLELLTGSDPAQKRKEEREAPTMRELALRFLEEHVEVKRKPTTLRQYRDVVNRFIIPILGAKPVKEVEANDISKLHHRMRETPYQANRALAVLSKMLQLAEVWGFRPMKSNPCYLIEKFKERPKERYLSEPELSRLGEVLAQVEREKLVDVFVVAAIRLLIFTGARVSEILNLQWHHVDLNNGTLRLPDSKTGAKVIFLSVPAANVLKKMPKLVGSPWVIPSEEPENPWVNINKPWLKIRELAKLEGVRIHDLRHTFASMAVQSGLSLEMVGGLLGHSQASTTKRYSHLSNRFLSTENKKVGDKLAKALSTPKKKSKG, encoded by the coding sequence ATGAAGCCGGACATCGAAAAGTTAACCAAGACCTACCTCGACAACCTGGAGCCCACCGACAAGGTGCAGACCATCTGGGATCCCGCCGTCCGGGGCTTCGGGGTGCGTCTCAGCCCCCAGGGCTGCATGTCCTTCATCATGAAATACGACCATCTGGGGCGGCAGCGCTGGATCGTCCTGGGCCGATACGGGGAGATCACCCTGGACCAGGCGCGGAAGCGGGTCGCACAGATCCGCCTGGAGCTTCTGACCGGCAGCGACCCGGCACAGAAGCGCAAGGAGGAGCGGGAGGCCCCGACCATGAGGGAGCTGGCCCTGCGCTTCCTGGAGGAGCACGTCGAGGTGAAGCGAAAACCGACGACCCTCCGGCAATACCGGGATGTGGTCAACCGCTTCATCATCCCGATCCTGGGGGCGAAGCCGGTGAAAGAAGTGGAGGCCAACGACATTTCCAAGCTCCACCACAGGATGCGGGAGACGCCCTATCAGGCGAATCGGGCGCTTGCCGTCCTGTCGAAGATGCTCCAGCTTGCGGAGGTCTGGGGTTTCCGCCCCATGAAATCAAACCCCTGCTACCTCATTGAGAAGTTCAAGGAGCGGCCCAAAGAACGCTACTTGAGCGAGCCTGAATTGAGCCGGTTGGGGGAAGTCCTGGCCCAGGTGGAGCGGGAAAAGCTGGTGGATGTCTTCGTGGTGGCCGCCATCCGTCTCTTGATCTTCACGGGCGCTCGCGTGAGCGAAATTCTGAACCTGCAATGGCACCACGTGGACCTGAACAATGGGACGCTTCGCCTCCCGGATTCCAAGACCGGGGCCAAGGTGATTTTCCTGAGTGTGCCTGCGGCAAATGTCCTGAAGAAGATGCCGAAATTGGTCGGGAGTCCCTGGGTCATCCCCAGCGAGGAGCCGGAAAATCCCTGGGTGAACATCAACAAACCGTGGTTGAAGATTCGGGAATTAGCCAAGCTGGAGGGGGTCCGAATTCATGACCTGCGCCATACCTTTGCGAGCATGGCGGTTCAAAGTGGCTTGAGCCTGGAAATGGTCGGCGGCCTTCTTGGTCACTCCCAGGCCTCCACCACCAAGCGGTATTCCCACCTCAGCAACCGCTTTCTCTCCACCGAAAACAAGAAGGTGGGCGACAAGTTGGCCAAGGCCCTCAGCACCCCGAAGAAAAAGTCGAAGGGCTAG
- a CDS encoding hemolysin III family protein, which translates to MAGSAVSRTEEEWANALTHGLGVLLALGALTGMMVLAVQNGTPRHILGGAIFGGTLVMLYLMSTLYHALRAPRAKRVFRILDHSAIYLLIAGTYTPFCLVTLRGGWGWSILGTIWGLAVLGVIFKGTLGTRLPWLSLSIYLCMGWLIVVATLPLVRLMPPPGLYWLLAGGLCYTGGVAFYVWKRLRFHHAIWHLFVLGGSVCHVVAVLGWVMPH; encoded by the coding sequence GTGGCCGGATCAGCGGTTTCCAGAACGGAAGAAGAGTGGGCCAACGCTCTGACCCATGGCCTGGGGGTGCTGCTGGCACTGGGGGCCCTGACGGGCATGATGGTGCTGGCAGTCCAGAACGGAACCCCCCGCCACATCCTGGGAGGGGCAATCTTCGGGGGCACCCTGGTAATGCTCTACCTTATGTCTACCCTCTACCATGCCTTGCGTGCCCCCCGGGCCAAGCGGGTCTTCCGCATCTTAGACCACTCGGCCATCTACCTGCTTATTGCGGGCACCTACACCCCCTTTTGCCTAGTAACCCTCCGAGGAGGCTGGGGATGGAGCATCCTGGGGACCATCTGGGGACTGGCCGTCTTGGGGGTGATCTTCAAAGGGACCCTGGGCACCCGCCTTCCCTGGCTTTCCCTTTCCATCTACCTCTGCATGGGCTGGCTCATCGTGGTGGCAACACTGCCCCTTGTCCGGCTCATGCCGCCACCCGGATTGTACTGGCTGCTGGCGGGAGGTCTCTGTTACACCGGCGGAGTGGCCTTCTATGTATGGAAACGACTCCGCTTCCACCACGCCATCTGGCATCTCTTCGTCCTCGGAGGCAGTGTCTGCCACGTGGTGGCCGTGCTGGGGTGGGTGATGCCCCACTAA
- a CDS encoding nuclear transport factor 2 family protein — MALGERNFGLLNPYLAAIDACDLDRLVDCFAEGVEFQLAETTPVLVGKEALRQFFLARWQSFAHQKAFLRRSFTNGLEIITVAEIQVTIPELGEGLFILPIAQHFMFDALGLITKLTDYLDIKSAVRIPVE, encoded by the coding sequence ATGGCTCTGGGAGAACGCAATTTCGGTCTGCTCAACCCGTACCTGGCCGCCATTGATGCCTGTGACCTGGATCGCCTGGTCGATTGCTTTGCAGAAGGGGTGGAGTTCCAGCTGGCTGAAACCACGCCCGTCCTGGTCGGGAAAGAGGCTCTCCGCCAATTCTTCCTGGCCCGATGGCAGTCCTTCGCCCATCAGAAGGCCTTTCTGAGACGGAGCTTCACCAACGGCCTGGAGATCATCACCGTCGCCGAGATCCAGGTGACCATCCCCGAACTGGGAGAGGGGCTCTTCATCCTGCCCATCGCCCAGCACTTCATGTTCGACGCCTTGGGCCTGATCACAAAGCTCACGGATTACCTTGATATCAAGAGCGCTGTCAGGATCCCGGTTGAGTGA
- a CDS encoding EAL domain-containing protein, which produces MKTPEIFPWSEHFLTGLDIVDEQHSHLVQLLNQLAGSLVFGTDAPEVRQALGALTAYASYHFRTEEELWIRELGDGPLATAHRKIHGAFKAELAAFMTRDVSEVKTLVQEILFFLTRWLADHILQSDRHMAAIIRGLKSGLSPEAARDQASREAHQSTAVLREAIVTLYAQFSRNALDMLREIESRNRANQALLDAKTQLRTIVDSTQDLVWAVEASDFSLSMYNQAFADFMSRSYGVSLLIGMSPQETFQDERLTHLWEGFYQSALSGGAFSTEYRTFNGARHLHLNLTLLRRDGEPFGVAVFAKDITERKAAEDSIRQLAFYDPLTKLPNRRLLEDRLHQAIASTERGGGISAALVGDLDNFKRLNDARGHNAGDSVLVEVARRLGSVVRGNDTIARVGSDEFVIILNSLAQTGEAATRGCQAICQRILEAICQPYGEGDRAYQTTMSLGACFFEKGTPSPAELLQNADTAMHAAKDAGRNQLCFFDPAMKASLESRVSLETAMRAGFPSEFTLHFQPQVDLGGRPFGAEALIRWKHPQRGMVPPGEFVPLAEETGFILDLGNWVLTSACHLLKKLETRTRTRPLSLAVNVSARQFQQPDFVETVLAALDASGADPHLLKLELTESMLVFDVEDVIAKMSTLKALGVNFALDDFGTGFSSLSALKRLPLDQVKIDQSFVRDILTNPNDAAIARTVIALGRSLGLTVIAEGVETAEQRDFLAIHGCTQFQGYLYSRPLPLTAFEAYLG; this is translated from the coding sequence ATGAAGACGCCGGAGATCTTCCCGTGGAGTGAACATTTCCTGACCGGCCTCGACATCGTTGACGAGCAGCACAGCCATCTCGTTCAGCTCCTGAACCAGCTTGCCGGAAGCCTTGTCTTCGGAACGGATGCCCCTGAGGTGCGCCAGGCCCTTGGCGCCCTGACAGCTTACGCCTCCTACCACTTCCGTACGGAGGAGGAACTCTGGATCCGGGAGTTGGGGGATGGGCCTCTTGCCACAGCCCACAGGAAGATCCACGGCGCTTTCAAGGCAGAGCTTGCGGCATTCATGACCCGAGACGTCTCCGAAGTGAAAACGCTCGTCCAGGAGATCCTCTTCTTTCTGACTCGCTGGTTGGCGGATCACATCCTCCAGAGCGATCGGCACATGGCAGCCATCATCCGGGGCCTGAAGTCCGGCCTGAGCCCTGAGGCAGCCAGGGACCAGGCTTCCCGGGAAGCCCACCAATCCACCGCCGTCCTCCGGGAGGCCATTGTCACCCTGTACGCCCAATTCTCCAGGAATGCACTCGACATGCTCCGGGAGATCGAATCCAGGAACAGGGCCAACCAGGCCCTGCTGGACGCCAAGACCCAGCTGCGGACCATCGTCGACAGCACCCAGGACCTGGTCTGGGCGGTGGAGGCCTCCGACTTCTCCCTGAGCATGTACAACCAGGCTTTTGCCGATTTCATGTCCCGGAGCTACGGTGTCAGCCTCCTCATTGGGATGTCCCCCCAGGAGACCTTCCAGGACGAACGCCTCACCCATCTCTGGGAAGGCTTCTACCAGAGTGCCCTCTCCGGCGGGGCCTTCTCCACCGAATACAGGACCTTCAATGGCGCACGCCATCTCCACCTGAACCTCACCTTGCTGAGACGGGATGGCGAGCCCTTCGGCGTGGCGGTCTTCGCCAAAGACATCACAGAACGGAAGGCCGCAGAGGACTCCATCCGCCAGTTGGCCTTCTATGACCCCCTGACCAAGCTGCCCAACCGGCGCCTGCTGGAGGATCGCCTGCATCAGGCCATCGCCAGCACTGAACGGGGGGGTGGCATCTCCGCAGCCTTGGTGGGCGACCTCGACAACTTCAAGCGGCTCAACGATGCCCGTGGACACAACGCCGGGGACAGCGTCCTGGTGGAGGTCGCCAGGCGGCTGGGTTCCGTGGTCCGGGGCAATGACACCATCGCCCGCGTCGGAAGCGACGAGTTCGTGATCATCCTGAACAGCCTCGCCCAGACCGGCGAGGCGGCCACCCGAGGCTGCCAGGCCATCTGTCAGCGGATCCTGGAGGCCATCTGCCAGCCCTATGGCGAGGGGGATCGAGCCTATCAGACCACGATGAGCCTGGGTGCCTGTTTCTTTGAGAAGGGCACACCCAGCCCCGCCGAGCTCCTCCAGAACGCGGACACCGCCATGCATGCAGCCAAGGATGCAGGCCGGAACCAACTCTGCTTTTTCGACCCCGCCATGAAAGCCTCCCTGGAGTCCAGGGTCTCCCTGGAGACGGCCATGCGAGCCGGCTTCCCTTCGGAGTTCACGCTCCACTTCCAGCCTCAGGTGGACCTGGGGGGGCGCCCCTTCGGGGCTGAGGCCCTGATCCGCTGGAAGCACCCCCAGCGGGGCATGGTCCCACCAGGGGAGTTCGTCCCTCTGGCCGAGGAGACCGGATTCATCCTCGACCTGGGAAACTGGGTGCTGACCAGTGCCTGCCATCTGCTGAAGAAGCTGGAGACCCGGACCAGGACCCGCCCCTTGAGCCTGGCCGTGAATGTCAGCGCCCGACAGTTTCAGCAACCAGACTTTGTGGAGACGGTCCTCGCAGCCCTGGACGCCTCCGGCGCGGACCCTCATCTTCTCAAGCTGGAGCTGACAGAATCCATGCTGGTCTTCGATGTGGAGGATGTCATCGCCAAGATGAGCACCCTGAAGGCGCTGGGGGTGAACTTCGCCCTGGATGACTTCGGCACGGGCTTCTCCTCCCTCTCAGCCCTGAAGCGCCTGCCCCTGGACCAGGTCAAGATCGACCAGTCTTTCGTGAGGGACATCCTCACCAATCCCAATGATGCAGCCATCGCCCGTACCGTGATCGCCCTCGGCCGAAGTCTGGGATTGACCGTGATCGCCGAGGGGGTGGAGACGGCCGAACAGCGGGACTTCCTCGCCATCCACGGCTGCACCCAGTTCCAGGGCTACCTCTACAGCCGTCCCCTCCCCCTCACAGCTTTCGAAGCCTACCTCGGCTGA
- a CDS encoding YcxB family protein — protein MDQPIPFRGQITPEIYGLIQSVNSRLVYHLGTIVPIVMVVYGLLLFAFRRQAEFLFVPVGTAIVIFLLRKLLRRIFLQLKYNGTFYDEFIFIGELNDEAMVLRDEKDQLELPWAKMQRFKTGPDLLLLYKGSSTFHVLHRSFFASSEVWEAVQGLVRSKIAKGA, from the coding sequence ATGGATCAGCCCATCCCCTTCCGGGGGCAAATCACGCCGGAGATCTACGGACTCATCCAGAGTGTGAATTCGCGTCTCGTCTATCACCTCGGGACCATCGTTCCCATCGTCATGGTGGTCTACGGCCTGCTGCTCTTCGCCTTCCGCAGGCAGGCCGAGTTCCTCTTTGTCCCCGTGGGTACCGCGATTGTGATCTTTCTCCTGCGCAAGCTCCTGCGCAGGATCTTCCTGCAACTCAAATATAACGGGACTTTTTATGATGAATTTATTTTTATCGGAGAACTGAACGACGAGGCCATGGTGCTCCGGGATGAAAAGGACCAGCTGGAGCTGCCCTGGGCCAAGATGCAGCGCTTCAAGACCGGTCCGGACCTGCTCCTGCTCTACAAGGGCAGCTCGACCTTCCACGTGCTCCACCGCTCCTTCTTTGCCTCTTCGGAGGTCTGGGAGGCTGTGCAGGGGCTCGTCCGCAGCAAGATCGCGAAGGGGGCCTGA
- a CDS encoding SOS response-associated peptidase, translating to MCGRFTLLAEATDLEAVFTMSLGGLQVDKRYNIAPGQWLIVIRPARNGGREAALAQWGLVPSWTKRPASGPRPFNARAEGLPDKATFRGAFRHGRCLIPASGYYEWKPMDGRRQPFHLQLRSGGLMAFAGLYSEWAGPEGELPTCAIITVAASGTAASVHERMPLILPPELWQTWLDLEAHRPEALLAPPADAGLVAFPVGAAVNRVGSEGPELLTRVPLPQPLILG from the coding sequence ATGTGCGGACGGTTCACGCTGCTGGCTGAGGCCACCGATCTGGAGGCGGTCTTCACCATGAGCCTGGGGGGACTCCAGGTGGATAAGCGGTACAACATCGCCCCGGGGCAGTGGCTCATCGTCATCCGGCCCGCCAGGAACGGGGGACGGGAAGCAGCCCTTGCCCAATGGGGGCTGGTCCCCTCATGGACGAAGCGTCCGGCTTCCGGCCCCCGCCCCTTCAATGCCCGAGCGGAAGGGCTGCCGGACAAAGCGACCTTCCGGGGGGCCTTCCGCCATGGCCGCTGCCTCATTCCCGCCAGCGGCTACTATGAGTGGAAGCCCATGGACGGACGCAGACAGCCCTTCCATCTCCAGCTGCGTTCGGGCGGTCTGATGGCCTTCGCCGGGCTCTACTCGGAGTGGGCGGGCCCCGAAGGGGAGCTGCCCACCTGCGCCATCATCACCGTGGCCGCCTCAGGCACCGCGGCTTCCGTCCATGAGCGCATGCCCCTGATCCTGCCACCAGAACTCTGGCAGACCTGGCTGGATCTGGAGGCCCACCGCCCGGAGGCCCTGCTGGCACCCCCCGCAGATGCAGGCTTGGTGGCCTTCCCCGTGGGAGCGGCGGTGAACCGCGTGGGTAGCGAAGGCCCAGAACTGCTGACCCGGGTCCCCCTGCCCCAGCCCCTGATCCTGGGCTAG
- a CDS encoding sigma-70 family RNA polymerase sigma factor — MAFAASRGAGEAAEDLAQEVLVVLHGKYGHVEALEELMPLCFQILRFKLAAWRRKVLRRGEHLQDDVDDHSLAGDMAGPEETALRRERLEKLAMGLALLGQRCRELFRLKLQGKGFAEIQRVLGAETLNTVYTWDHRCRKQLLEWMGGSWS, encoded by the coding sequence GTGGCCTTCGCGGCATCCCGGGGTGCAGGGGAGGCCGCCGAGGATCTGGCCCAGGAGGTGCTCGTGGTGCTCCATGGGAAATATGGCCATGTGGAGGCTCTGGAGGAGCTGATGCCCCTCTGCTTCCAGATCCTCCGCTTCAAGCTGGCGGCATGGCGGCGCAAGGTGCTGCGCCGGGGCGAGCACCTCCAGGACGATGTGGATGACCACTCCCTGGCCGGAGACATGGCGGGGCCCGAGGAGACCGCCCTGCGCCGGGAGCGCCTGGAGAAGCTCGCCATGGGCTTGGCCCTGCTGGGGCAGCGCTGCCGGGAGCTCTTCCGTCTCAAGCTCCAGGGGAAGGGCTTTGCAGAGATCCAGAGGGTCCTGGGGGCCGAGACCCTCAATACGGTCTACACCTGGGACCACCGCTGCCGGAAGCAGCTCCTGGAGTGGATGGGAGGAAGCTGGTCATGA
- a CDS encoding bacteriohemerythrin has translation MTFDQDSGSTLFLIWEDRYRVGQARVDQEHERLAFLIAHLHETMIVRRDKAVSLQLFERLILETRRHFDTEAALMEEFAYPDQEAHLREHGLLLEEASRLAHQYQQGHISALALPGFLKKWLLLHIDGPDRACVAYLKSQGL, from the coding sequence ATGACCTTCGACCAGGACTCTGGCTCCACCCTCTTCCTCATCTGGGAGGACCGCTACCGGGTTGGCCAGGCGCGGGTCGACCAGGAGCATGAGCGCCTGGCCTTCCTCATCGCCCATCTCCACGAGACCATGATCGTCCGCCGGGACAAGGCGGTCTCGCTTCAGCTCTTCGAGCGTCTGATCCTGGAGACCCGCCGGCACTTCGACACTGAGGCCGCGCTGATGGAGGAGTTCGCGTACCCCGATCAGGAGGCGCACTTGCGGGAGCATGGCCTCCTCCTGGAGGAGGCCAGCCGTCTGGCCCACCAGTACCAGCAGGGGCACATCAGCGCCCTGGCCCTTCCAGGTTTCCTCAAGAAGTGGCTCCTGCTGCACATCGATGGTCCGGATCGGGCATGTGTCGCCTATCTCAAGAGCCAGGGGCTCTGA
- the metG gene encoding methionine--tRNA ligase has product MTKRFYVTTPIYYVNDKPHIGHTYTTVLADVLARHHRMLGEDVYFLTGTDEHGQKIEKTAAKRSITPQELVDEVAPNFQKLWQEMGLTPDHFVRTTHASHKATVQARFTQLLGTGDIYKASYKGLYSVSDEAYVTETQAKELQAQGLAHQLVELEEESYFFRLSAYENWLIQLYEKHPDFVQPEFRLNEVKQFVSPNGERGNLQDLSISRTSITWGIPVPGDEKHVVYVWFDALLNYLSACREGFWPPVNLVGKDILRFHAVYWPAFLMAMYRQEGEDLSGELPERLRALLPRTVLAHGWWLMGETKMSKSLGNIVRPKELLHFGNDAARFFLMRDMQIGHDRAFTFEGYIDRLNADLANGLGNLASRSISMLQRYCGGVVPQATVFDELDTEVAAAGARVIPEYLAKAEGYDFSGALETLWVFLRQLDGYIVKAEPWKLAKDEANKPKLETVLCQLYRALRMTAVLTAPVMPAMAQLLWESLGLEGAVETQRFETLAFDAPAPAPVSEPKPLFARIDKEVAMTEIEAIKIAETAPAAPAEQPLDVPPVKENIDYDTFAKTDLRVGLILEAEEVPKSKKLIKMKVDLGFEQRTILGGIKEAYAPADLVGRRVVVVANLAPRAMMGIESHGMLLCASDNASKPYLIAPPEDAKPGFVVR; this is encoded by the coding sequence GTGACCAAGCGTTTCTACGTCACCACGCCCATCTACTACGTGAATGACAAGCCGCATATCGGCCACACCTACACCACGGTGCTGGCGGACGTCCTGGCCCGGCATCATCGGATGCTGGGTGAAGATGTGTATTTCCTCACCGGTACGGACGAACACGGCCAGAAGATCGAGAAGACCGCCGCCAAGCGGAGCATCACCCCCCAGGAGCTGGTGGATGAGGTGGCTCCCAACTTCCAGAAGCTCTGGCAGGAGATGGGGCTCACCCCCGATCACTTCGTGCGCACCACCCACGCCAGCCACAAGGCCACGGTGCAGGCGCGCTTCACCCAGCTCCTGGGTACCGGCGACATCTACAAAGCCAGCTACAAGGGGCTCTACAGCGTCTCCGACGAGGCCTACGTCACCGAGACTCAGGCCAAGGAACTGCAGGCACAGGGACTGGCCCACCAGCTGGTGGAACTGGAGGAGGAGAGCTACTTCTTCCGCCTCTCGGCCTACGAGAACTGGCTCATCCAGCTCTACGAGAAGCACCCCGACTTCGTACAGCCCGAGTTCCGCCTCAACGAGGTCAAGCAGTTCGTGAGCCCCAACGGCGAGCGCGGCAACCTGCAGGACCTCTCCATCAGCCGCACCTCCATCACCTGGGGCATCCCGGTGCCCGGCGACGAGAAGCATGTGGTCTACGTGTGGTTCGACGCCCTGCTCAACTACCTGAGCGCCTGCCGCGAGGGCTTCTGGCCCCCCGTGAACCTGGTGGGCAAAGACATCCTGCGCTTCCACGCCGTCTACTGGCCCGCCTTCCTCATGGCCATGTACCGCCAGGAGGGGGAGGACCTTAGCGGCGAGCTCCCCGAGCGACTCCGGGCCCTGCTGCCCCGGACCGTCCTGGCCCACGGCTGGTGGCTCATGGGCGAGACCAAGATGAGCAAGTCCCTGGGCAACATCGTGCGCCCCAAGGAACTGCTGCACTTCGGCAACGATGCCGCCCGCTTCTTCCTGATGCGGGACATGCAGATCGGCCACGACCGCGCCTTCACCTTCGAGGGCTACATCGACCGTCTCAACGCCGACCTGGCCAACGGCCTGGGCAACCTCGCCTCCCGCTCCATCAGCATGCTCCAGCGGTACTGCGGTGGCGTGGTGCCCCAGGCCACCGTCTTCGATGAGCTGGACACGGAAGTGGCCGCCGCCGGAGCCCGGGTCATCCCGGAGTACCTGGCCAAGGCCGAAGGCTACGACTTCAGCGGCGCCCTGGAAACCCTGTGGGTCTTCCTGCGCCAGCTGGACGGCTACATCGTCAAGGCCGAGCCCTGGAAGCTGGCCAAGGACGAGGCCAACAAGCCCAAGCTCGAGACCGTGCTCTGCCAGCTCTACCGTGCCCTGCGCATGACGGCGGTGCTCACCGCCCCGGTGATGCCCGCCATGGCCCAGCTCCTCTGGGAGAGCCTGGGACTGGAGGGCGCCGTCGAAACCCAGCGCTTCGAAACACTCGCCTTCGACGCCCCGGCCCCCGCCCCCGTCTCCGAACCCAAGCCCCTCTTCGCCCGCATTGACAAGGAAGTCGCCATGACCGAGATCGAAGCCATCAAGATCGCCGAGACAGCCCCCGCCGCCCCCGCGGAGCAACCCCTCGATGTGCCCCCCGTGAAGGAGAACATCGACTACGATACCTTCGCCAAGACCGACCTGCGGGTGGGCCTGATCCTGGAGGCCGAAGAGGTCCCCAAGAGCAAGAAGCTCATCAAGATGAAGGTGGACCTGGGCTTCGAGCAGCGCACCATCCTGGGCGGCATCAAGGAGGCCTATGCCCCCGCCGATCTGGTGGGGCGCCGCGTGGTGGTGGTGGCCAACCTGGCCCCCCGCGCCATGATGGGCATCGAGAGCCACGGCATGCTCCTCTGCGCCAGCGACAACGCCTCCAAGCCCTACCTGATCGCCCCGCCTGAGGATGCCAAGCCCGGGTTCGTGGTGCGCTAG
- a CDS encoding EamA family transporter, with the protein MSDSSSSRRQALWVLMILVILPLIWGYNWIVIKQVQRYIGPFEFGAWRYIAGSLCLFLILKAMKKPLLVGHWGQVALVGLFQIAINTALTIWSVRTGPAGSCAVLNYAMPVWVVLMAWPILKERPSRPQIIALSTAFPGILFLFASKGTQGNHRALILALLSGIAWAIGSVLAKHLMSKHKMDPMALTAWQMFVAGIAMAIAAWLVPGMPTQWHQPYLIFGLLWEILPATALAWFLWTLLLKKVDAGVAGLAVLGGPVVGILAGAIQLHEIPLPLQAIGMVLILVGLVFVGPLAMRQVRRAS; encoded by the coding sequence ATGTCCGATTCCTCCTCCAGCCGCCGACAGGCCCTCTGGGTCCTCATGATCCTCGTGATCCTTCCCCTCATCTGGGGCTACAACTGGATCGTCATCAAGCAGGTGCAACGCTACATCGGCCCCTTCGAGTTCGGCGCCTGGCGCTACATCGCGGGTTCCCTCTGCCTCTTCCTCATCCTCAAGGCCATGAAGAAACCCCTACTGGTGGGTCACTGGGGCCAGGTGGCCCTGGTGGGCCTCTTCCAGATCGCCATCAACACCGCCCTCACCATCTGGTCAGTACGGACCGGCCCCGCCGGCAGCTGCGCGGTGCTCAACTACGCCATGCCCGTCTGGGTGGTGCTCATGGCTTGGCCGATCCTGAAGGAGCGCCCCTCCCGGCCCCAGATCATCGCCCTCTCCACCGCCTTTCCGGGGATCCTCTTCCTCTTCGCCTCCAAGGGCACCCAGGGCAACCACCGCGCCCTGATCCTGGCCCTCCTCTCCGGCATCGCCTGGGCCATCGGCTCGGTCCTGGCCAAGCACCTCATGTCCAAGCACAAGATGGACCCCATGGCCCTCACCGCCTGGCAGATGTTCGTGGCAGGCATCGCCATGGCCATCGCCGCCTGGCTCGTCCCCGGCATGCCCACCCAGTGGCACCAGCCTTACCTGATCTTCGGCCTCCTCTGGGAGATTCTCCCGGCCACAGCCCTGGCCTGGTTCCTCTGGACCCTGCTCCTCAAGAAGGTGGACGCGGGCGTGGCCGGGCTGGCGGTGCTGGGCGGCCCCGTGGTGGGCATCCTGGCCGGGGCCATCCAGCTCCACGAGATCCCCCTGCCCCTCCAGGCCATCGGCATGGTCCTCATCCTGGTGGGCCTGGTCTTCGTGGGCCCCCTGGCCATGCGCCAGGTCCGGCGCGCCTCATGA
- a CDS encoding DsrE family protein — MKFRSAFLLPLALSTSLWAGGAPLFINMTADEPHRALMAIGFGMNQLNRGHALTVFLNDRGVLVASRLQTAFPEQQKLLTAILSKGGTVYVCPMCMKKYGIAEADLLPGLKISSPDLTGTALFTPDTRTLSW, encoded by the coding sequence GTGAAATTCAGATCCGCCTTCCTCTTGCCTCTGGCCCTCTCCACCAGCCTCTGGGCGGGGGGCGCCCCCCTCTTCATCAATATGACGGCTGACGAGCCCCACCGGGCCTTGATGGCCATTGGCTTCGGGATGAATCAGCTCAATCGGGGCCATGCTCTGACTGTCTTCCTCAACGATCGAGGAGTCCTGGTGGCTTCCAGACTCCAGACAGCCTTCCCGGAGCAGCAGAAGCTGTTGACAGCCATCCTCTCCAAGGGTGGAACAGTCTATGTCTGCCCGATGTGCATGAAAAAATATGGTATTGCCGAAGCGGACCTGCTCCCGGGTCTGAAGATCAGCAGCCCCGATCTGACAGGTACAGCCCTCTTCACACCGGACACCCGCACCCTCAGCTGGTGA
- a CDS encoding exodeoxyribonuclease III gives MKFVSWNINGFRSALKNGFMDWLEAVDPDVLSLQEIRAEWGQVDLEVRQALEGSYDLCWFPATRKKGYAGSATLTRKGLGWVHTPGLGIEDYDCEGRIIRSDLGELTLLAGYFPNASSGLVRLPYKRQFARDLADRVRQLHAEGRQVILVGDMNVAPQEIDLARPKDNRTSPGFTDEEREDFQGYLAAGLRDILRDRNPGVPALYTWWSQRGGARAKNVGWRIDLFLVSEGLLDRVKETRIHPDTLGSDHCPISLDLD, from the coding sequence ATGAAGTTCGTCAGCTGGAACATCAACGGCTTCCGTTCGGCCCTCAAGAATGGGTTCATGGACTGGCTGGAGGCGGTCGATCCCGATGTCTTGAGTCTGCAGGAGATCCGCGCAGAGTGGGGCCAGGTGGATCTGGAGGTGCGCCAGGCCCTGGAGGGCAGCTACGACCTCTGCTGGTTTCCCGCCACCCGCAAGAAGGGCTATGCCGGATCCGCCACCCTCACCCGCAAGGGCCTGGGCTGGGTCCATACCCCCGGCCTGGGCATCGAGGACTATGACTGCGAGGGACGCATCATCCGCAGCGACCTGGGGGAGCTCACCCTGCTGGCCGGCTACTTCCCCAATGCCTCCTCGGGGCTGGTGCGCCTGCCCTACAAGCGCCAGTTCGCCCGGGACCTGGCGGATCGGGTCAGGCAGCTCCACGCCGAAGGGCGTCAGGTGATCCTGGTGGGCGACATGAACGTGGCCCCCCAGGAGATCGATCTGGCCCGCCCCAAGGACAACCGCACCAGTCCCGGCTTCACCGACGAGGAGCGGGAGGATTTCCAGGGCTACCTCGCCGCCGGGCTCCGGGACATCCTGCGGGACCGCAACCCCGGAGTGCCCGCCCTCTACACCTGGTGGTCCCAGCGGGGCGGCGCCCGGGCCAAGAACGTGGGCTGGAGGATCGACCTCTTCCTGGTGAGCGAGGGGCTCCTGGACCGGGTGAAGGAGACCCGCATCCATCCCGACACCCTGGGCTCCGATCACTGCCCCATCAGCCTGGACCTGGACTGA